From the genome of Malus sylvestris chromosome 6, drMalSylv7.2, whole genome shotgun sequence, one region includes:
- the LOC126625007 gene encoding endoglucanase 20-like, translating into MKHVVVLVWVLVLCCVLVNKDGQALAMEDEIEELAVDHDYRDALGKAILFFEGQRSGKLPTSQRVNWRGDSALSDGKPQNVNLAGGYYDAGDNVKFGWPMAFSVSLLSWAAVEYQQQISSANQLEYLHTAIRWGTDYILKCHSSATTFYTQVGDANADHQCWERPEDMDTPRTLYKITSTSPGSEPAAEAAAALAAASLVFKVVDSNYSALLLSHSRSLFDLADQHRASYQGYCPFYCSYSGYQDELLWAAAWLYKASADTNYLNYVSSNQAWSQAVSEFSWDNKLVGAQTLLAKEFFSGNTNLAKYNSDVQSFVCALMPGSSSVQIRRTPGGLLFTRDSSNLQYVTSSTLLLFIYSKTLTAAQIGGVQCGSVFFSTSQIRTFGKYQVDYILGSNPKNMSCMVGFGGKYPTQLHHRGSSIPSINVLPAKVDCKGGNNYFSSSNPNPNTHVGAIVGGPDVNDQFNDARSDYSHSEPTTYMNAAFVGTVAALLGQARTGSL; encoded by the exons ATGAAGCACGTCGTAGTACTGGTATGGGTTTTGGTCTTGTGTTGTGTCTTGGTTAACAAGGATGGGCAAGCCCTAGCCATGGAggacgaaattgaagagttgGCAGTAGATCATGACTATAGAGATGCCCTCGGTAAGGCCATTTTATTCTTCGAAGGGCAACGCTCGGGAAAGTTGCCCACCAGCCAGCGAGTAAACTGGAGAGGAGACTCTGCACTCTCTGATGGAAAACCTCAAAAT GTGAATTTGGCTGGAGGATACTATGATGCAGGTGACAACGTCAAGTTTGGGTGGCCAATGGCATTTAGTGTCAGCTTGTTGAGTTGGGCTGCTGTGGAGTACCAGCAGCAGATATCTTCTGCAAACCAGCTTGAATATCTCCATACTGCAATCCGTTGGGGCACAGATTACATACTGAAATGTCACTCTTCAGCCACCACATTTTATACCCAG GTGGGAGATGCAAATGCGGATCACCAGTGCTGGGAGCGCCCTGAGGACATGGATACACCACGAACACTTTACAAGATCACTTCTACTTCTCCTGGCTCCGAGCCAGCAGCTGAGGCTGCTGCTGCCCTTGCCGCTGCTTCACTTGTCTTTAAAGTGGTTGATTCCAACTACTCCGCGTTGCTCCTAAGCCATTCACGATCA CTGTTTGACTTGGCAGATCAGCATAGAGCGTCTTACCAAGGCTATTGCCCATTTTACTGCTCCTACTCTGGCTATCAG GATGAGTTGTTATGGGCTGCGGCTTGGCTATACAAGGCGAGTGCAGACACCAACTATTTGAATTATGTCTCGAGCAACCAAGCATGGAGTCAGGCAGTGTCTGAGTTCAGTTGGGATAACAAATTAGTTGGAGCTCAGACATTACTAGCCAAG GAATTCTTCAGTGGAAATACGAATTTGGCTAAGTACAATAGCGATGTCCAGTCGTTTGTATGCGCACTGATGCCAGGGAGTAGTTCGGTACAGATCAGAAGAACCCCAG GTGGACTACTTTTTACAAGAGATAGTAGTAATTTGCAATATGTAACAAGCTCAACCCTGCTGCTATTCATCTACTCCAAAACCCTAACTGCAGCACAAATTGGTGGAGTCCAATGCGGCTCGGTCTTTTTCTCTACCTCCCAAATCAGAACCTTTGGAAAATATCAG GTGGACTACATCCTAGGAAGCAACCCCAAGAACATGTCATGCATGGTGGGTTTTGGTGGCAAATACCCAACGCAATTGCACCATAGAGGTTCATCAATCCCTTCCATCAACGTCCTCCCAGCCAAGGTGGATTGCAAAGGTGGTAACAACTATTTCTCCTCTTCCAATCCAAACCCTAATACTCATGTGGGTGCAATCGTTGGAGGTCCAGATGTAAACGACCAGTTCAACGATGCAAGATCAGACTATTCTCACTCTGAACCCACAACATATATGAATGCAGCTTTTGTGGGAACTGTGGCTGCTTTACTTGGTCAAGCCCGAACAGGGAGTTTGTAA
- the LOC126626470 gene encoding uncharacterized protein LOC126626470: MKCRSVACIWSGTPPSHRVTAAAALNQPPTLYTGGSDGSIIWWNLRSTDSNSEIVPVAMLCGHAAPIADLGICDPLVVSGSERRGSLSDVEVSSSSYSHGALISACVDGMLCVWSRSSGHCRRRRKLPPWVGSPSMVRTLPSNPRYVCVGCCFVDTVHLLDHDSVESSEAGDVLGDRESQHKRPPKCTVVIVDSYTLTIVQTLFHGNLSIGSLKFMDVVSATEDQEKDSVVMADSFGRLQLVSIPKDLHQDREGGAGLHTSSQLEMTVCAEGLSEGGHVMSIATSGNIIAFVLKSCCIFRLLPSGTTIGDVSFVDNLLCGESNSTQAHMVGGMFLEIENVGNLPNTQECNEKFSRKFTVWNNKGHSIVYLVSYSKDMFNCEPLCEIPAASHPLDVRLSIRFIPLANYVLRIESLCFSSEEPLQWKPHVTIWSACRAHDDHRNLGLWFKLHGAGVDWNTNFTSSNESEDPGDVETKLPSSKSFVSSSGSVNSVDNGNLGLLSKRGVVSSSMVISETLFAPYAVVYGFFSGEIEVVRFDLFEGLVPLGGSSHDGEVKPQISRQLFSGHTGAVLCLAAHRMVGFAKGWSFNQVLVSGSMDCTVRIWDLETGNLITVMHQHVCPVRQIILPPAHTYRPWSDCFLSVGEDSCVALASLETLRVERIFSGHPSYPAKVVWDGGRGYIACLCRNYSGTDAVDILYIWDVKTGARERVLRGTASHSMFDHFCKGISINSTSGSVLNVNTSVSSLLLPVIEEGISTHTHLNNSDKLATSSNLVPGTVVESNTSRVSSAEKLFPSHPTTLQGSKHPIKCSCPFPGIAALSFDLASLVFPYHKDDLMASGNNKKELNHVKGKASETPSPHNIPVANGSGVHGASNDTAEENVWIKTLEDRLLRFSLAFLHLWNVDSELDNMLITDMKLKRPDNFFVASGFQGDKGSLTLAFPNLSANLELWRMSSEFCAMRSLTMVSLAQRMISLSHTSSNDSSSLAAFYTRNFADKVPDTKPPLLQLLVSFWQDESEHVRMAARSLFHCAASRAIPVPLCSKKESGFANLSALCGLGENGHVNSHVEETLAKKLYSEQLPEPQGISKVEEFNILAWLESFEMQDWISCVGGTSQDAMTSHIIVAAALAIWYPSLVKPCLAMLVVHPLVKLVMAMNEKYSSTAAELLAEGMESTWKQCISSEIPRLIGDIYFQIECVSGPSANSASQNLAVPVGLREILVGVLLPSLAVADVPGFLTVMESQIWSTASDSPVHLVSLMTLIRVVRNSPRYLAQYLDKVIDFILQTVDPSNSVMRKTCFQISMTALREVVRAFPMVALNDTWTKLAVGDVIGERNNASIRVYDMQSVMKIKVLDASGPPGLPNLLAPSSEMMIVTAISALGFSPDGEGLVAFSEHGLMIRWWSLGSAWWEKLSRNLVPVQCTKLIFVPPWEGFSPNSSRSSIMASIMGHDRPANIQESAKGLSQADNMKLLIHNLDLSYRLEWVGARKVLLTRHGHELASFPL; this comes from the exons ATGAAGTGCCGATCCGTTGCTTGCATATGGTCAGGCACGCCTCCATCTCACCGCGTGACCGCCGCGGCGGCGCTCAACCAACCCCCTACGCTCTACACCGGCGGATCCGACGGCTCCATCATCTGGTGGAACCTCCGTTCCACCGATTCCAACTCG GAAATTGTGCCGGTAGCTATGTTGTGTGGGCATGCTGCTCCCATAGCCGACCTCGGCATTTGTGATCCACTTGTAGTTTCGGGGAGTGAGCGGAGAGGCTCTTTAAGTGACGTTGAGGTGAGCTCGAGCTCCTATAGTCATGGCGCGTTAATCAGTGCATGTGTTGATGGAATGTTGTGTGTGTGGAGTAGAAGCAGTGGGCATTGTAGGCGTAGAAGGAAGTTACCACCTTGGGTTGGCAGCCCGTCCATGGTTCGGACATTGCCATCGAATCCGCGTTATGTATGTGTTGGTTGCTGTTTTGTTGATACTGTGCATTTGTTGGACCATGATTCGGTTGAATCAAGTGAAGCAGGGGATGTTTTGGGGGATAGAGAGTCTCAGCATAAGAGACCCCCCAAATGCACTGTGGTTATTGTTGACTCCTATACTCTTACCATTGTCCAAACGCTTTTTCATGGAAACTTGTCTATTGGGTCATTGAAGTTTATGGACGTAGTTTCAGCAACCGAGGATCAGGAGAAGGATTCTGTAGTGATGGCGGATTCATTTGGTCGGCTACAGTTGGTTTCAATACCTAAGGACCTACACCAAGATAGGGAGGGTGGGGCTGGTTTGCATACAAGTTCTCAGTTGGAAATGACTGTTTGTGCAGAGGGGTTAAGCGAGGGGGGACATGTAATGTCTATTGCAACCTCTGGAAATATTATTGCTTTTGTGTTAAAAAGTTGTTGCATATTTAGACTATTGCCCAGTGGCACTACAATTGGAGATGTTTCATTTGTGGACAACCTCCTTTGTGGAGAAAGTAATTCCACTCAAGCACATATGGTGGGAGGAATGTTTCTTGAAATTGAAAACGTTGGAAACTTGCCAAATACCCAAGAATGCAACGAaaaattttcaagaaaatttACTGTTTGGAATAACAAAGGTCACTCAATTGTTTACTTGGTATCCTATTCCAAAGATATGTTTAACTGCGAGCCTCTTTGTGAGATCCCTGCTGCCTCTCATCCTCTTGATGTGAGACTATCAATTCGTTTCATTCCATTGGCCAATTATGTTCTTCGTATTGAATCACTTTGCTTTAGTTCTGAAGAACCTTTACAGTGGAAACCCCATGTTACAATCTGGTCTGCATGTCGGGCGCACGATGACCACAGGAATTTGGGTTTATGGTTCAAGTTGCACGGAGCAGGTGTTGACTGGAATACAAATTTTACCTCAAGTAATGAATCTGAGGACCCAGGTGACGTGGAGACCAAACTACCATCTTCAAAATCTTTTGTTTCTAGCTCAGGAAGTGTAAATAGTGTAGATAATGGCAATCTTGGTTTACTTAGTAAGAGAGGAGTTGTGTCTTCTTCCATGGTTATTTCTGAAACATTATTTGCTCCTTACGCTGTTGTTTATGGCTTCTTTAGTGGAGAAATAGAGGTTGTTCGCTTTGATTTGTTTGAGGGCCTAGTTCCTCTTGGTGGGAGTTCACATGATGGTGAGGTGAAGCCACAAATATCCAGACAGCTTTTTTCAGGGCACACTGGTGCTGTACTCTGTTTGGCAGCACATAGGATGGTGGGTTTTGCCAAAGGGTGGAGTTTCAATCAAGTTTTGGTGTCTGGAAGCATGGATTGCACGGTTCGCATATGGGATCTTGAAACTGGAAATCTCATCACAGTCATGCACCAACATGTGTGTCCAGTGCGCCAAATAATTCTTCCCCCAGCTCATACCTACCGTCCTTGGAGTGATTGTTTTCTCTCAGTTGGGGAGGATTCATGTGTTGCACTAGCTTCTCTCGAGACATTGCGAGTAGAGAGAATTTTTTCCGGACATCCCAGCTATCCTGCAAAAGTTGTATGGGATGGTGGAAGAGGTTATATTGCATGCTTGTGCCGAAACTATTCAGGAACTGATGCTGTTGATATTTTGTACATTTGGGACGTAAAGACAGGTGCTCGAGAGCGGGTCCTCCGAGGGACAGCATCTCATTCAATGTTTGACCATTTTTGTAAAGGCATCAGCATAAATTCCACATCTGGTAGTGTATTGAATGTGAATACCTCAGTTTCCTCACTGCTTCTTCCAGTCATTGAAGAAGGGATCTCTACTCACACTCATCTGAATAATTCAGACAAATTGGCCACTTCCTCAAATTTGGTGCCTGGTACTGTGGTTGAGTCCAATACTTCCAGAGTTAGTAGTGCTGAAAAACTATTTCCATCTCATCCAACGACCCTTCAAGGCAGCAAGCATCCGATCAAGTGCTCTTGCCCTTTTCCTGGAATTGCTGCTCTGAGTTTTGACCTTGCATCATTAGTGTTTCCTTATCACAAGGATGACTTGATGGCAAGTGGGAATAACAAGAAAGAGCTTAACCATGTGAAGGGGAAGGCATCAGAGACACCAAGTCCCCACAACATTCCTGTAGCGAATGGTTCTGGTGTGCACGGGGCCTCGAATGACACTGCAGAAGAGAACGTATGGATTAAAACGCTTGAAGATCGTTTACTTCGATTTAGCTTGGCATTTTTACACTTATGGAATGTGGATTCTGAGCTCGATAACATGCTTATAACTGACATGAAGCTGAAGAGACCAGATAACTTTTTTGTAGCTTCTGGTTTTCAAGGAGACAAAGGGTCTTTGACATTGGCATTTCCTAATTTGAGTGCAAATCTTGAG CTTTGGAGAATGTCGTCAGAGTTTTGTGCAATGAGGTCACTCACAATGGTTTCCCTTGCTCAACGCATGATTAGCTTGTCACACACTAGTTCAAATGACAGCAG TTCTCTAGCAGCATTTTATACTAGGAATTTTGCAGATAAAGTTCCAGACACAAAGCCACCTTTACTCCAG CTTTTGGTGAGTTTCTGGCAAGATGAAAGTGAACATGTACGTATGGCTGCACGCTCTCTATTCCACTGTGCTGCTTCACGAGCGATTCCAGTACCACTGTGTAGTAAAAAAGAAAGTGGCTTCGCAAATCTGAGTGCTCTATGTGGACTTGGAGAGAATGGGCATGTAAATTCACATGTAGAAGAAACATTGGCTAAGAAATTGTATTCCGAACAGCTGCCAGAACCACAAGGGATTTCTAAGGTTGAAGAATTTAATATTCTTGCATGGCTAGAATCATTTGAGATGCAAGATTGGATTTCTTGTGTTGGGGGGACAAGCCAAGATGCGATGACATCTCATATTATTGTTGCAGCGGCTTTGGCTATTTGGTACCCTAGTCTTGTAAAGCCATGTCTTGCCATGCTTGTTGTTCACCCATTAGTGAAGCTGGTTATGGCAATGAATGAGAAATATAGTTCCACTGCAGCAGAACTCCTTGCTGAAGGTATGGAGAGTACATGGAAACAGTGCATTAGTTCAGAAATACCTCGTCTGATTGGGGATATATATTTCCAGATAGAGTGTGTAAGTGGTCCATCTGCAAACTCAGCCTCACAAAATTTGGCTGTACCGGTTGGCCTTCGAGAGATATTGGTTGGTGTTCTTCTACCAAGTTTAGCTGTGGCTGATGTCCCGGGGTTTTTAACTGTTATGGAAAGCCAAATCTGGTCTACTGCATCTGATTCCCCTGTTCATCTAGTATCTCTTATGACTTTGATCAGGGTTGTGCGTAATTCTCCAAGATACTTGGCTCAATACCTTGATAAG GTAATTGACTTCATTTTACAAACTGTGGACCCGAGCAACTCAGTCATGCGCAAAACTTgctttcaaatttcaatgactGCATTAAGGGAAGTTGTACGTGCATTCCCAATGGTAGCTCTAAATGATACATGGACCAAATTGGCCGTTGGGGATGTGATTGGAGAGAGAAACAATGCTAGTATTCGGGTTTATGACATGCAAAG TGTTATGAAGATAAAAGTTTTGGATGCAAGTGGACCTCCCGGACTTCCAAATTTGCTTGCACCCAGTTCAGAAATGATGATAGTTACCGCCATTTCAGCTTTGGGCTTTTCCCCGGATGGAGAG GGGCTGGTTGCTTTCTCTGAGCATGGATTAATGATCAGATGGTGGTCATTGGGATCGGCGTGGTGGGAGAAACTGAGTCGGAACTTAGTTCCTGTCCAGTGCACAAAATTGATCTTTGTTCCTCCCTGGGAGGGATTCTCACCTAATTCTTCTAGGTCAAGCATAATGGCAAGCATTATGGGACATGATAGGCCTGCCAATATTCAG GAAAGCGCAAAGGGTTTGAGTCAGGCGGACAATATGAAACTATTGATTCACAATCTTGACCTCTCCTATCGATTAGAATGGGTTGGTGCACGGAAAGTACTTCTTACTAGGCATGGCCATGAGTTGGCCAGTTTCCCCTTGTAA